A stretch of Lentisphaera araneosa HTCC2155 DNA encodes these proteins:
- a CDS encoding type II secretion system protein, producing MDKKHFTLIELLVVVAIIAVLASLLLPTLSKARRTARIVTCASQIGQFTKATLMFADDYDNQTPPGYRHSGTWANPDSNVENSLLVDNNPIGYVENTAQYLGVTLDYSSKAALETSAADASTMRPFICTEEDNPQPSKTAFWDSGLVYNATNSYGCNGGLFSREGATSAILNNISAINDTSRTYVYNDAKAMWAGRYISNYGRSNLLEFLNLGAGNVWYDMLASERHQTKVPISFLDGHVKVYDWTRKTSWSEIYGTQGVQ from the coding sequence ATGGATAAAAAACATTTTACACTTATTGAACTTCTCGTAGTTGTCGCAATTATTGCGGTGTTAGCTTCATTATTATTACCGACTTTGAGTAAAGCTAGGAGAACAGCGCGTATAGTAACTTGTGCATCTCAAATTGGTCAATTCACCAAAGCAACTTTGATGTTTGCGGATGATTATGATAATCAAACCCCACCGGGATATCGTCATAGTGGGACTTGGGCGAACCCTGATTCTAATGTAGAAAATTCCTTATTAGTGGACAATAACCCCATCGGTTATGTTGAAAATACAGCTCAATATCTTGGTGTGACTTTGGATTATTCAAGTAAGGCCGCTCTTGAAACAAGTGCCGCAGATGCCAGTACAATGAGACCTTTTATCTGCACTGAGGAAGATAATCCTCAGCCAAGTAAGACTGCGTTTTGGGATTCAGGTCTTGTCTATAATGCGACAAACTCTTATGGTTGTAATGGTGGACTATTCTCTCGTGAAGGAGCTACATCGGCTATTTTAAATAATATCTCAGCTATAAATGATACTAGCAGGACATATGTTTATAATGATGCGAAGGCAATGTGGGCGGGACGTTATATAAGTAATTATGGGAGATCCAACCTACTTGAATTCCTTAACTTGGGAGCAGGTAATGTGTGGTATGATATGCTGGCTAGTGAACGACATCAAACAAAAGTGCCCATTAGTTTTTTAGATGGTCATGTAAAAGTTTATGATTGGACTCGAAAGACATCTTGGTCAGAAATTTATGGAACTCAAGGTGTGCAGTAA
- a CDS encoding GDSL-type esterase/lipase family protein, with amino-acid sequence MNKLILIFLCSFTLSTISAEKIQTIVACVGDSITWGMTIKNRSENSYPKQLGLLLGESYHIRNYGSNGATCIRSTPENTRYIKRPVYDASLKASADIVVIMLGANDSKPFHWDKTAYLADYSKLIKDYRKVNSKAKIYLCLPVSSFTQLLGPWDCNEGNLSMARILLKQLAKEQDCELIDTFSPLANEKYFSPDGVHPNKLGATQIAQTVYRHIKLND; translated from the coding sequence ATGAACAAGTTAATACTCATTTTCTTGTGCTCTTTCACTTTAAGCACAATTTCTGCAGAAAAAATACAGACAATCGTAGCCTGTGTTGGTGATAGTATCACTTGGGGGATGACGATTAAAAACCGTTCAGAAAATAGCTATCCCAAGCAACTGGGGCTTTTGCTCGGTGAATCCTATCATATTCGAAATTACGGATCAAATGGCGCCACCTGCATAAGGAGTACACCAGAGAATACAAGATATATAAAACGCCCTGTTTACGACGCTAGCCTGAAAGCTTCGGCAGATATTGTAGTCATTATGCTTGGCGCTAATGACTCCAAACCCTTTCACTGGGATAAGACCGCCTACTTGGCTGATTATAGCAAACTCATCAAAGATTATCGGAAAGTCAATTCAAAGGCAAAAATTTATCTTTGTTTACCTGTGAGTAGTTTTACTCAACTACTTGGGCCTTGGGATTGCAACGAAGGTAACTTATCTATGGCACGCATTTTATTAAAGCAATTGGCCAAAGAGCAAGACTGCGAATTGATTGATACTTTTAGCCCTCTAGCGAATGAGAAATACTTCTCTCCAGACGGGGTTCACCCCAACAAACTTGGGGCGACGCAAATTGCGCAAACTGTCTATCGTCACATCAAATTAAACGATTAA
- a CDS encoding glucoamylase family protein → MKNILFLLSCIFLILQVKAQNSTDRDFLRQVHADTWNCLDAMIDPTTGFPQDTQFPGGHTNTTNIGLYLASLCVAVEKGLTTHQHGFQRAEKILSSLESFERVHGFTPHILDVQLRTKTATGYVAISDFNKLIVGLIMVKQVWPELCERIDHFTQAVEWEKLYHKETGNVSWGYDFDSDRTLGEGHLWLPADTRSAAFLMIATGAAPAEMWAEMDRTPLYTPYGKILRGYGMGGLFMMAMDSLFLPEISSEMGESSGNFAWQQIQFSKQRGYPFWGWSNCYMPGKGYTEGGHLSEQVVTPHALALMIEYYPKHVTQALRGLAKTGGMQGPQGFENVQWGFRDAYDMKSKQWDHRYLSLDQGMLFLALSNYLQDGIVRKIYHADPLVQKGLKLIAPYLKPNQEFLKLWAQRDAQVDRSIKPISHSTQTTKIIPDLAKPLNSPCLSASKNKDKSIQLNFESKEDSEPHHFKLKIPTTDMSNLKALEIEMDMIKSSEQGPDWVRLLILDRYNQLRYTHIELQKHRSVYRIEADDLLGIHIDENNIKSLELVFWKKPWYYQNCKINSDSISLNIKSINILK, encoded by the coding sequence ATGAAAAATATTTTATTCTTGCTTAGCTGTATTTTTTTAATCCTTCAAGTCAAAGCACAAAACAGCACTGACAGAGATTTTTTACGTCAAGTCCATGCCGATACGTGGAATTGCCTCGACGCAATGATTGACCCCACAACGGGTTTCCCTCAGGACACACAATTTCCGGGTGGCCATACCAATACCACAAATATTGGTCTCTATCTTGCCTCACTCTGTGTCGCCGTTGAAAAAGGTCTCACCACGCATCAGCATGGCTTTCAACGAGCTGAAAAAATCCTCTCATCTCTCGAGAGTTTTGAACGCGTGCATGGTTTCACCCCTCATATTTTAGACGTCCAACTCAGAACAAAAACGGCTACGGGCTATGTGGCAATCTCCGATTTCAACAAGCTAATTGTGGGCCTCATTATGGTCAAACAAGTTTGGCCCGAACTTTGCGAGCGGATCGACCACTTTACTCAGGCAGTCGAATGGGAAAAACTCTATCACAAAGAAACTGGAAACGTCAGTTGGGGTTATGACTTTGATTCTGATCGCACTTTAGGTGAGGGTCATCTATGGTTACCCGCAGATACTCGCTCTGCCGCCTTTTTAATGATTGCCACTGGCGCTGCACCAGCAGAAATGTGGGCAGAAATGGACCGTACGCCTCTCTATACTCCCTACGGAAAAATCCTCCGTGGCTACGGCATGGGAGGCTTATTTATGATGGCCATGGATAGCCTTTTTCTACCCGAAATCAGTTCCGAAATGGGTGAATCTTCTGGCAACTTTGCTTGGCAGCAAATTCAATTCTCGAAGCAACGAGGCTACCCCTTTTGGGGCTGGTCAAACTGCTACATGCCCGGCAAGGGCTATACCGAAGGCGGGCACCTCTCAGAACAAGTTGTCACTCCTCATGCTCTTGCCTTAATGATCGAATACTATCCAAAACACGTTACACAAGCTCTACGTGGCTTAGCCAAGACAGGAGGAATGCAAGGGCCACAAGGTTTCGAAAACGTTCAGTGGGGCTTTCGCGATGCCTACGACATGAAAAGCAAACAATGGGACCATCGCTACCTCTCACTCGATCAAGGCATGCTCTTTCTCGCTCTCTCCAATTATCTACAGGATGGTATCGTCAGAAAAATTTATCATGCCGATCCACTCGTTCAGAAGGGACTTAAGTTAATTGCTCCTTACCTCAAACCAAATCAAGAATTCTTAAAGCTTTGGGCTCAGCGCGATGCACAAGTCGATCGAAGCATCAAGCCCATCAGTCATTCGACTCAGACAACAAAGATTATTCCTGACTTAGCTAAACCTTTGAATAGTCCTTGCCTTAGCGCATCTAAAAACAAGGATAAATCTATACAGCTCAACTTTGAAAGTAAAGAGGATTCTGAACCTCATCATTTTAAGCTAAAAATACCCACCACCGATATGAGTAACCTTAAGGCTCTCGAAATAGAAATGGATATGATCAAGTCTAGCGAACAAGGCCCCGATTGGGTGCGCTTACTCATTCTCGATCGTTATAATCAACTTAGATACACACATATAGAGCTCCAAAAACATCGCTCCGTCTACCGTATTGAGGCAGACGATCTTTTAGGAATTCACATCGACGAAAACAATATAAAGTCATTAGAATTAGTGTTCTGGAAAAAGCCTTGGTACTATCAAAACTGTAAAATTAATAGCGATTCAATAAGCTTAAATATTAAGAGCATTAATATCCTTAAGTAA
- a CDS encoding RNA polymerase sigma factor → MSQESLHTRHTLLQKICNQHDDKAWEDFVYYYEKYIYLICRRTNLDHHEAQELVQQVMIKLWKKLPEFKVNKNKRFRSWLCTVTRNTIMDYFRGKQRRDTRLEKAYDNDAWAYYREDSLPEFEALTEREWENYLVNMALQNLKGKVSEKMYNVFLELQKGKLHKQISEEMEMQLNSVYVYQKRMTAKLKEEVKRLSQELS, encoded by the coding sequence ATGAGTCAAGAATCACTTCATACACGTCATACATTGCTCCAAAAAATTTGTAATCAACACGATGACAAAGCCTGGGAAGATTTTGTTTATTATTACGAGAAATATATCTATTTAATTTGCCGCAGGACTAATTTAGATCATCATGAAGCTCAAGAGCTTGTGCAGCAAGTCATGATCAAGCTATGGAAGAAACTTCCCGAGTTTAAGGTGAACAAAAACAAACGTTTTCGCAGCTGGTTGTGCACGGTGACGCGCAACACAATTATGGATTATTTTCGAGGAAAACAACGCCGTGATACGAGGCTTGAAAAAGCTTATGATAATGATGCCTGGGCTTATTATCGTGAAGATAGTTTACCTGAATTCGAGGCACTTACGGAAAGGGAATGGGAGAATTATTTGGTCAATATGGCTTTGCAGAACTTAAAGGGCAAAGTATCGGAAAAAATGTATAATGTTTTTTTAGAGCTCCAAAAGGGAAAACTGCACAAACAAATTAGTGAAGAAATGGAGATGCAGCTCAACTCAGTCTACGTTTACCAAAAGCGCATGACGGCCAAACTTAAAGAAGAAGTGAAACGCTTGAGTCAAGAGTTAAGTTAA
- a CDS encoding serine/threonine-protein kinase: protein MPKKISNEEFYQDFLEVDGLLDKKLSVDQVHPILDGIQNCTERYSQQESIDRGGSKKIIKVHDAMTSREIALAELIDQDEAERSERFFSEVFLTASLEHPNIIPVYDAGINDDGQAYFTMKLVEGENLEQMIKNCPGDFSLQQAIDIFLKICDAIEYAHSKNIIHLDLKPANIRMGKYGEVLVCDWGIAKIVTEDDDEDETQDDLLLDPNIINDITLDGFIKGSPGYLAPEQIDSAFGNKDYQSDIYALGGILYFLLSFGPPCSHDDVNECLQLTLNGQIRDLGEVRNSQFKIPASLAAVAMKALSKEKGQRYNKVADLRTDIIKWREGFATDAEDASFVQLAHLLIKRHKILSLACMIFIIASCLFVYQIKVSERHALKQKGLAESNALLAIQNEAKAVQALELYKQEQKVVSAVSVEAAPALYEKSLNSMRLGAFKKAYEQSQLTLKRDRNYTPAKVLIAELHFISQKYAQAYDYIKAERLEVYTSHFLKTLEKFKGIQSLDEKNLFKLIEDLNYIQLEQMACLYFIQNSDSNEIKKTILKTLIKRSNRLIDASKISIQYDDKKLNIDLSKTNKARYLIALNGLEIEQLNLKGTDILHSSEFKYIRARELNLENTNIDLFHEILYLPKLKKVTLTKGAYNYLNFSGFPHLTIEFK from the coding sequence ATGCCAAAAAAGATTAGTAACGAAGAATTTTATCAAGACTTTCTCGAAGTCGATGGCTTACTCGATAAGAAGTTAAGTGTCGACCAAGTACATCCGATTTTAGATGGCATCCAAAATTGTACCGAACGCTATAGCCAACAAGAAAGTATTGATCGTGGCGGATCAAAAAAAATTATTAAAGTTCACGATGCCATGACTTCGCGTGAAATTGCTCTAGCTGAACTCATTGATCAGGATGAAGCCGAACGCTCAGAACGCTTTTTTAGTGAAGTCTTTCTCACCGCTTCATTAGAACACCCCAATATTATTCCCGTATATGATGCTGGTATTAATGATGATGGTCAGGCTTACTTCACCATGAAACTTGTGGAAGGCGAAAACCTCGAACAAATGATTAAAAATTGCCCCGGTGATTTTTCACTGCAGCAAGCCATCGATATTTTTCTTAAGATCTGTGATGCTATTGAGTACGCTCATTCCAAAAACATCATCCATCTTGACCTCAAACCTGCCAATATCCGCATGGGAAAATATGGTGAAGTTTTGGTCTGTGATTGGGGCATCGCCAAAATTGTAACTGAAGATGATGACGAAGATGAAACACAGGACGATTTGTTACTGGATCCCAATATAATTAACGATATTACCTTAGACGGTTTCATTAAAGGCTCACCTGGTTACTTAGCTCCCGAACAAATTGATTCTGCGTTTGGTAATAAAGACTATCAGAGCGATATTTACGCCTTAGGTGGCATCCTCTATTTTTTACTTTCCTTTGGCCCACCTTGCTCTCACGATGATGTAAATGAATGTTTGCAACTCACCCTTAATGGTCAGATACGCGACCTTGGCGAAGTTCGCAATTCCCAATTCAAGATTCCTGCAAGTTTGGCGGCTGTTGCAATGAAAGCGCTGAGTAAAGAAAAAGGCCAACGCTATAACAAGGTCGCTGATCTGCGTACAGATATTATTAAATGGCGTGAGGGCTTTGCCACTGATGCAGAAGACGCCAGCTTTGTACAACTTGCTCATCTACTGATCAAGCGCCATAAAATTTTAAGCCTAGCCTGTATGATTTTCATTATCGCTTCGTGCTTATTTGTCTACCAAATCAAAGTGAGTGAACGCCATGCCCTTAAACAAAAAGGACTTGCTGAATCAAATGCTTTGCTGGCTATTCAAAATGAAGCCAAAGCCGTTCAAGCACTCGAGCTCTATAAACAAGAGCAAAAAGTCGTCTCTGCAGTGAGTGTTGAAGCTGCCCCAGCACTTTACGAAAAATCGCTCAATTCGATGCGACTCGGGGCCTTTAAAAAAGCCTATGAACAAAGTCAACTCACCCTCAAAAGAGATCGGAATTATACCCCCGCTAAAGTCTTAATTGCTGAGCTTCATTTCATCAGTCAAAAATACGCTCAAGCCTATGACTACATAAAAGCTGAAAGGCTGGAAGTTTACACTAGTCATTTCCTCAAAACTTTAGAAAAATTTAAAGGCATTCAATCTCTTGATGAAAAAAATCTTTTTAAGCTCATCGAGGATCTCAATTATATCCAGCTTGAGCAAATGGCCTGTCTCTATTTCATTCAAAATTCAGACTCAAATGAAATAAAAAAAACTATTTTAAAAACGCTTATCAAGCGCTCCAATAGACTGATTGATGCCAGTAAAATCTCTATTCAGTATGACGATAAAAAACTCAATATCGACCTCTCAAAAACCAATAAAGCACGCTACCTCATCGCTTTAAACGGCCTCGAAATTGAACAGCTCAACTTAAAAGGAACTGACATCCTGCATTCGAGTGAATTTAAATATATACGAGCCCGAGAACTCAATTTAGAAAACACCAATATTGATTTGTTTCACGAAATCTTGTACCTGCCCAAATTGAAAAAAGTCACTCTTACGAAAGGGGCTTACAACTATCTAAATTTTTCCGGATTCCCTCATTTAACCATTGAATTCAAATAA
- a CDS encoding sulfatase family protein — protein sequence MKLIFSLIFFTYSTLALAAQKPNIILILADDLGYEDLGFLGAPDIKTPHIDALARSGMNFTQGYQSASVCGPSRAGLLTGRYQQLFGSGENPPETGELSKRFPDAGIPLDEQMIFDLLKPAAYTTGVIGKWHMGLSHEQRPTQRSVDYYYGFLNGAHSYREAKMDMKGAPMTWPIFRNNEPVPFSGYTTEVFNDEGVNFIKRNKDKPFFLYMSYNSVHGPWEAQPKDLQRSDHIKKKWRRIYSAMLISMDDGVGRLIQTLKDEGIYENTLVIFMSDNGAPNNLHEAERAGDYLASNGSLRGRKGDTYEGGIRVPYIMSWPQVIPKQSTYQHPVSGLDIVPTLIHISQAAPAKKELSGVNLMPYITGEKTSRPHKTLYWRRDDDYAIRDKDWKLTWNDYNGPRTPMLFNLKDDPNEKNNLIHKHPEIAQKLQAKFDQWDSKLPDNKWWGGPSNRNR from the coding sequence ATGAAACTTATTTTTTCACTTATATTCTTTACTTACTCAACTCTGGCTCTTGCTGCGCAAAAACCAAATATCATTCTCATTCTCGCCGATGATTTAGGTTATGAAGACTTAGGCTTCTTGGGTGCACCGGATATAAAAACACCTCACATAGATGCTTTGGCTCGCTCGGGAATGAATTTCACCCAAGGCTATCAATCGGCTTCTGTCTGTGGTCCCTCCCGTGCCGGACTTTTAACGGGGCGTTATCAACAGCTTTTCGGTTCGGGTGAAAACCCTCCCGAAACCGGCGAACTCAGTAAACGCTTTCCAGATGCAGGCATTCCCCTAGACGAGCAAATGATTTTTGATTTACTCAAACCCGCTGCTTACACCACCGGAGTTATCGGTAAATGGCACATGGGCTTAAGTCACGAACAACGCCCGACTCAACGCTCGGTCGATTATTATTATGGTTTTCTCAATGGTGCCCACTCCTACCGTGAAGCTAAAATGGATATGAAAGGCGCTCCAATGACCTGGCCAATTTTTCGTAATAATGAGCCCGTCCCCTTTTCTGGCTATACCACAGAGGTCTTCAATGACGAAGGCGTTAATTTTATCAAACGCAACAAAGATAAGCCTTTCTTCCTCTACATGTCATACAATTCTGTCCATGGCCCTTGGGAAGCTCAGCCCAAAGATCTCCAGCGCTCAGATCACATCAAAAAGAAATGGCGCCGTATTTATAGCGCCATGTTGATTTCTATGGACGATGGCGTGGGCCGTCTTATCCAAACTCTTAAAGATGAAGGTATCTACGAAAATACTCTCGTCATATTCATGAGCGATAATGGTGCACCCAATAATTTACATGAAGCTGAACGAGCCGGTGATTACTTAGCAAGTAACGGCAGCCTTAGAGGCCGTAAAGGCGACACTTACGAAGGAGGCATTCGAGTGCCATATATCATGAGCTGGCCTCAAGTCATTCCCAAACAATCGACTTATCAACACCCCGTCAGTGGCTTAGATATTGTTCCCACGCTGATTCACATAAGCCAAGCAGCCCCTGCAAAAAAAGAGCTAAGCGGCGTCAACTTAATGCCCTATATTACAGGAGAAAAAACTAGCAGGCCTCACAAAACTTTGTACTGGCGACGCGATGATGATTACGCCATTCGTGACAAGGATTGGAAATTGACCTGGAATGATTACAATGGCCCTCGTACCCCCATGCTATTCAATTTAAAAGATGATCCCAATGAAAAAAACAACCTCATTCATAAACATCCTGAAATCGCTCAAAAGTTACAAGCCAAATTCGACCAATGGGATAGCAAACTCCCCGATAACAAGTGGTGGGGTGGTCCCTCTAACCGAAATCGTTGA
- a CDS encoding type II secretion system protein, producing MKKQRFTLIELLVVIAIIGILASLLLPVLGKARKTSRKAVCMNNLKQISVMGYMYTDDNNSYFTYAHNGANVTWDDKLNESYLSAPLMSKAYLEEADLTGNNFAIYQCPDDDITRWNNALPRSYSLNSGSNWWVNTSNALWGGVGSEHGDSSRINDISSPANMIFKTEQPIAGNAMGSPSYSVPGNLTMHGTRAEAFHHNSFSYNFSFVDGHVEFLNYLGASEKQDNI from the coding sequence ATGAAAAAGCAGCGTTTCACACTTATCGAGCTTCTTGTAGTCATTGCGATTATTGGCATACTCGCGAGTTTACTTTTACCCGTGCTTGGTAAAGCTAGAAAAACATCACGTAAAGCGGTATGTATGAATAACCTTAAGCAAATCAGCGTGATGGGGTATATGTATACGGATGATAACAATAGCTATTTCACCTATGCTCACAATGGGGCCAATGTCACTTGGGATGACAAGCTCAACGAGAGTTATTTAAGCGCCCCCCTCATGTCAAAAGCTTACTTAGAAGAGGCGGACCTTACGGGCAATAACTTTGCCATCTACCAATGCCCCGATGATGATATTACTAGATGGAATAATGCCCTTCCAAGAAGCTACTCACTCAATTCAGGCTCAAATTGGTGGGTGAACACCAGTAACGCTCTTTGGGGGGGTGTCGGTAGTGAACACGGTGACTCTTCAAGAATTAATGACATTTCTTCGCCCGCAAATATGATTTTTAAAACTGAGCAACCCATTGCAGGAAACGCTATGGGTTCACCTTCGTATTCTGTCCCTGGAAACTTAACAATGCATGGAACACGAGCCGAAGCCTTTCACCATAATAGTTTTAGTTATAACTTCTCTTTTGTTGATGGTCACGTCGAATTCCTTAATTACTTGGGCGCATCTGAAAAACAAGATAATATCTAA
- a CDS encoding glycosyl hydrolase family 95 catalytic domain-containing protein, with amino-acid sequence MKLNRLLPRLVHGIALSSFFTISASEAIQLKPEDSQIVNVGKGSLGVGSKDTNPNLAYWTSEDSWASWTFVAPEAGLYEVWSEVSSTAPHSGFFLNYNDEKVKVDVKGTGSYDKYINKKFATIALKKGRNSLTLNPHRDQWQALNIRALQVKKIANLPIETSRETISSNHSPDYILRSSKPANWTWGPFKKEELKDHWRDAYPIGSGRLGGMVYGDVNEARFMLQDARHWFNHASSSTMPDLSGLLQQVRDLQKQGKYADANVLYRNAFKGKNYRANIGSPLSIGDLVIRSNAKNISQYQRTLDLKKSETHTAWSNEGVDYTRKAFISRIGDSKDVLFVQLNAKQAKALDISVHLGLHNPDKARGSRPKAFRPSVNVDFAGHIQYKALNPNTTSALKDFGAVARVISHDGELKEEIDHVKIKGASQILIAVKTFNSADADEAIDRITRELYKLKGTYQTYLNPHVKAHQGLFNAASVDLKASKDDRALSNEELIAKARKLDLENAFVERLWAMGRYLSIVGSRKGGHPVHLTGLWNGDYNPTWAIHLMNINMPMIHWHLMDGNLSELMLPFFDMFDRQLPASRENARKLYGLDGIYINPLLGNNEDGLLKVISPHLIHMMGNNAWVAQHYWDYYTFTLDKKFLAERAVPLMEEAATFYEGFLIENEDGFYDITPSNSPENSPLNAEGHRLIPNRHIDTHINATWEYAAIREMFTNLIEASNTLAINQSKIADWKEVIAKLRPYEINAEGGVREWLVDGFYDNPAHRHLTHMYPIMPGYEINMEESDPKLFNAFVQTSHNRLNAGLEFQSAWSLLHNTNILARGGEAQKAYQTLKWLAASSVLENLLTTHNDWRESGFTMNQAPIFQIESNMGWVSAVQEMIFTSRPGVLKLLPALPREWPEGEILGMQGRGAVNIRKMSWSKNGTIVSADLQTKHAQKLTVVLPKNIKSLEINGKKQKPSGKSFSIDLASEKVYSVKIQL; translated from the coding sequence ATGAAACTAAATCGCCTCCTCCCCCGTCTTGTGCACGGAATTGCCCTCAGCTCATTTTTCACTATAAGTGCCAGTGAAGCCATCCAACTCAAACCCGAAGATAGTCAAATCGTCAATGTTGGCAAAGGTTCTTTAGGTGTTGGTAGTAAAGATACCAACCCCAACCTCGCCTATTGGACCAGTGAAGATTCTTGGGCAAGCTGGACTTTTGTCGCTCCAGAAGCGGGACTCTATGAAGTTTGGTCAGAAGTTTCTTCGACAGCGCCCCATTCAGGTTTCTTTTTAAATTATAACGATGAAAAAGTTAAAGTTGATGTAAAAGGAACGGGCTCCTACGACAAGTATATAAATAAAAAATTTGCAACGATCGCACTCAAAAAGGGGCGCAATTCACTCACCTTGAATCCTCATAGGGATCAATGGCAAGCCTTGAATATTCGTGCGCTCCAAGTGAAAAAAATTGCTAATCTCCCTATTGAAACGTCAAGAGAAACAATTTCTTCGAATCACAGTCCCGATTATATTTTAAGAAGTTCAAAGCCGGCAAACTGGACTTGGGGCCCTTTTAAGAAAGAGGAATTAAAAGATCATTGGCGGGATGCCTACCCCATTGGTAGTGGCCGTTTAGGCGGGATGGTTTATGGCGATGTCAATGAAGCACGATTCATGCTTCAGGATGCGCGCCATTGGTTCAACCATGCTAGCTCAAGCACTATGCCCGACCTATCTGGTTTGCTACAGCAAGTCCGCGACCTTCAGAAACAGGGGAAATATGCCGATGCAAATGTGCTCTATCGTAACGCATTCAAGGGTAAAAACTATCGGGCTAACATCGGCTCACCGCTCTCGATTGGCGATTTAGTCATTCGCTCCAACGCTAAAAACATTAGCCAATATCAGCGCACACTCGATTTGAAAAAATCAGAAACTCATACGGCTTGGTCAAATGAGGGTGTTGACTACACACGCAAGGCCTTCATCTCACGCATTGGTGATAGTAAAGATGTCTTATTTGTTCAGCTAAATGCTAAGCAAGCAAAAGCCTTAGATATCTCCGTGCACCTTGGCTTACACAATCCCGACAAAGCTCGCGGTAGTCGACCAAAAGCCTTTCGTCCATCGGTAAATGTCGACTTTGCCGGCCACATCCAGTATAAAGCTCTTAACCCTAATACCACATCGGCACTCAAAGATTTTGGCGCAGTGGCTCGCGTCATTTCTCATGATGGCGAGTTAAAGGAAGAAATCGATCACGTCAAAATTAAAGGCGCAAGCCAAATTTTAATTGCGGTCAAAACCTTTAACTCTGCCGATGCCGATGAAGCCATTGATCGCATAACGAGAGAATTGTATAAGTTAAAAGGCACTTATCAGACTTACTTAAATCCACATGTAAAAGCCCATCAGGGACTCTTCAACGCTGCTTCCGTTGATCTTAAAGCTTCAAAAGATGATCGTGCCCTCAGTAATGAAGAACTCATTGCGAAAGCAAGAAAGCTCGATCTTGAAAACGCCTTCGTCGAACGTCTCTGGGCTATGGGTCGCTACTTGTCGATTGTGGGCTCAAGAAAAGGTGGACACCCCGTTCATTTGACGGGCCTTTGGAATGGTGATTACAATCCTACCTGGGCGATTCACCTCATGAATATCAATATGCCAATGATTCACTGGCACCTCATGGATGGCAACCTGTCGGAACTCATGCTGCCTTTCTTTGATATGTTCGATCGTCAACTTCCCGCTTCACGAGAGAATGCCCGTAAACTCTACGGCCTTGATGGCATTTACATCAATCCTCTATTGGGAAATAATGAAGATGGCCTCTTAAAAGTCATTTCTCCGCACCTCATCCACATGATGGGTAATAATGCTTGGGTTGCTCAGCATTACTGGGATTACTACACCTTTACTTTAGACAAAAAATTCTTAGCTGAACGCGCTGTCCCACTCATGGAAGAAGCCGCGACTTTTTACGAAGGCTTTCTCATCGAAAACGAAGATGGCTTCTACGATATCACGCCTTCTAACTCACCAGAAAACTCCCCGCTAAACGCCGAAGGTCATCGCCTCATACCCAATCGTCACATCGATACTCACATAAATGCCACATGGGAATACGCGGCTATTCGCGAAATGTTCACCAACTTAATTGAAGCTTCCAATACCCTTGCTATCAATCAATCGAAAATTGCCGATTGGAAGGAAGTTATTGCAAAATTACGTCCCTATGAAATTAATGCCGAGGGTGGTGTCCGCGAATGGTTAGTCGATGGCTTTTACGATAACCCTGCCCACCGTCACTTAACTCACATGTACCCTATTATGCCTGGCTATGAGATTAATATGGAAGAATCTGACCCCAAACTCTTTAATGCCTTTGTGCAAACATCTCACAATCGTTTAAATGCTGGTCTTGAGTTCCAATCGGCTTGGTCATTACTTCACAATACCAATATTTTAGCGCGAGGTGGCGAAGCTCAAAAAGCTTACCAAACACTCAAATGGTTAGCCGCGAGTTCAGTCTTAGAAAACTTGCTAACAACGCATAATGACTGGCGAGAAAGTGGTTTCACCATGAATCAGGCGCCTATTTTTCAAATCGAATCTAACATGGGCTGGGTCTCGGCAGTTCAGGAAATGATTTTCACTTCACGCCCTGGAGTTCTCAAACTTCTCCCCGCCTTACCAAGGGAATGGCCTGAGGGAGAAATCCTCGGTATGCAAGGACGCGGAGCGGTTAACATCCGGAAAATGAGCTGGTCTAAAAATGGCACAATTGTCAGCGCCGACTTACAAACTAAGCACGCTCAGAAGCTCACTGTCGTTTTGCCGAAAAATATTAAATCTCTTGAAATTAATGGCAAAAAACAAAAGCCCTCTGGAAAGAGCTTTTCTATTGATTTAGCTAGTGAAAAAGTCTACTCAGTGAAAATTCAATTGTGA